From the genome of Candidatus Neomarinimicrobiota bacterium:
ACCGTTGAATAAATTCCTTCCCATATTATTCCTGTCATCCATTCTGGTAGGCCAAACATGGTTCGCGGAACAAATGACATCGCGTCAGATGGACCATGCAGTTTCGCAATATAACAAAGGCAGATACGCGGTTTGCGAAGCGGCGGTAAACAAAATTCTGAACAACAGTCCCGGCGAAATGGAATCTGCAGCGCGCATGTTGCTCGTAAAAACACTCGTGGCGCAGGACAGGCAGGATGACGCAAAGGAAGCCGGCAGGCAATTTTTATCCGAATTCCCGACCAGCGATTACCTTAGTGATGTCTATTGGGCGTTCGGCGATCTGTTCATAAATGAACGATCTTTTGATTCTGCATTTCGGTATTATATCCTTGCTCGCAATCATGCCAATAGCGGGAATTCCATACACGAATTAGATATTCGAATTCTAAAAACAATTCAGCTAAATCCTCGTTTGGATGTTATCAATGAATTGCTGTCCACACAGTCCGATATTCAAACCAGAACTTTCTTATTTCTTTCAAAAGCAGCTGCAGAGCTGCGACTTGCCCGTCCGGATGACGCCGCCCTATCCCTAGCAAGCGTCGAGCCCCATTTGGTATCCGAATCATTTTCCGAATTATACGAAAATTTACTTCGTGCCACCTACAAGCCGGGATTGAATCAGGCAACCATCGCAATTGTTGCGCCTTTAACCGGTGCGAATTCAGACGATGGAAAAGCGTTTGTGCTGGGTATTACAGGAATGGATGAGGAAGGTCCCACGGAAAATGGTAATATTTCCTATGTGGTTGTGGACAATGGGAGCAACGGTTTTAATACGGTAAAAATATTGAAAGAGTTTGCAGCCCGCAAAGATATTGATGCCATCATCGGACCTTTATCAATCGAAAATTCCTTGTTAGCAATGACGGCATTGGGGAATTCCGGGAAACCGCTAATCATTCCCGGACAAATTGAGCAAAATCTAGCGAGCCTGTCCTCGTCTGTGTTTCAAATGCAAGCTGATTTGGTAATGCAAGGAAGACACGCAGCAATTTACGCAGGGAAAACTTTAGGTCTCGATTCTCTTGCCGTGTTAGCTCCTGCAGATGAATATGGGAAATCACTTGCCGACGCATTTGTGCAGACTGCAGATGCTATGGGAAAATCTGTCGTGGCAATGGAATGGTATTCCGGAACGCCATCTGATTTAAACAAACAATTCAACCGTATTCGCAAAACAGCCTTTTCATTACTTCCAAAAGAGGAAAAACAATTGGATGTTTTTGGTCTTTCCATAGATTCTTTAGATCTGCTATTTGATGTTGATGGCGAAGATATATTTGGCATTGAAGAGGAAAAGCAGGAAACGATGTCCGCCTCAGATTCTTCTGATATTATTTTGTCAACGATTCAAGGAATCTATATGCCGATTCATCCAGGACATTTGGAATTTGTTGCGAATCAGTTTCCGGTTTTTAATATAGAAACCAAGGTTATTGGGAATGAAGCTTGGTTGGATTTCAATATATTGACCAGGGATAATATCGGTCCTCATTTTAATGGATTATCCATTTTAACGCATAGGGTTCATGGAAAATCCGAATTGGGCGACGGTGTGTCGAGGGCCGCATTTTCTTGGGGACATGATTTGGGAAAGCTGCTTCAATCTCTTGTAAATAGTGAATTTTCTTCAGACAATTCGTTATACGATCGTCTTTATGAATTAGAATACTTCCGCGGGGATGATTCATTCTTCAGTTTTACGGATGGAAATCGTACCAATTCCGGGTTACACATTCTGGAATATGGCGATCGAGCGTTTCTATCTAAGGGGTTTTTCATCGGTGATTCGCTTTATCCTGGATTAAATGAAGCGCCGTAGTTCAAAACAAACAGATTGACTTCTTCTCAACGATTTATAGATTATTCCTCGCACTTTAATACAACGGGGTTCAAAGCTGCTTTCTCGCTTAAACAGGATTCTGAAATCAATGAAAAAGATCGAATTTTTCTTGCTACCACTTTGCATTTGGATTCAGCCAAGTTGGTTATCCCAAAACAGACACATTCAAATCATGTAAAATTTTGCAAAAAGGGAGGATTGCCAAAGGATACAGACGGCTTGGTTTCAGAGAAGGAATCTTGTGTATTATCAATTCAAGTTGCAGATTGTATACCAGTATACTTTCTTGAGTCAGATACAGGTCAATTTGGTCTCATGCACGCAGGCTGGAGAGGTGTTGAAAATGGAATCATTCAAAAAGCAGTGTCATTTTTTAATCCGAAAAAATTACGGTGTCTGTTGGGGCCATCTATTCAACACTGTTGTTTTGAAATTGGTCCGGACGTAGGAAAATTATTTTCGA
Proteins encoded in this window:
- a CDS encoding amino acid ABC transporter substrate-binding protein: MTSRQMDHAVSQYNKGRYAVCEAAVNKILNNSPGEMESAARMLLVKTLVAQDRQDDAKEAGRQFLSEFPTSDYLSDVYWAFGDLFINERSFDSAFRYYILARNHANSGNSIHELDIRILKTIQLNPRLDVINELLSTQSDIQTRTFLFLSKAAAELRLARPDDAALSLASVEPHLVSESFSELYENLLRATYKPGLNQATIAIVAPLTGANSDDGKAFVLGITGMDEEGPTENGNISYVVVDNGSNGFNTVKILKEFAARKDIDAIIGPLSIENSLLAMTALGNSGKPLIIPGQIEQNLASLSSSVFQMQADLVMQGRHAAIYAGKTLGLDSLAVLAPADEYGKSLADAFVQTADAMGKSVVAMEWYSGTPSDLNKQFNRIRKTAFSLLPKEEKQLDVFGLSIDSLDLLFDVDGEDIFGIEEEKQETMSASDSSDIILSTIQGIYMPIHPGHLEFVANQFPVFNIETKVIGNEAWLDFNILTRDNIGPHFNGLSILTHRVHGKSELGDGVSRAAFSWGHDLGKLLQSLVNSEFSSDNSLYDRLYELEYFRGDDSFFSFTDGNRTNSGLHILEYGDRAFLSKGFFIGDSLYPGLNEAP
- a CDS encoding polyphenol oxidase family protein, whose amino-acid sequence is MTSSQRFIDYSSHFNTTGFKAAFSLKQDSEINEKDRIFLATTLHLDSAKLVIPKQTHSNHVKFCKKGGLPKDTDGLVSEKESCVLSIQVADCIPVYFLESDTGQFGLMHAGWRGVENGIIQKAVSFFNPKKLRCLLGPSIQHCCFEIGPDVGKLFSKSFQKKGKGDRSFLNLQNVVMHHLTELGMDEKHIMNDKTCTKCNPENFHSYRRDGYKAGRHIAVAGWLC